The following are encoded together in the Culex pipiens pallens isolate TS chromosome 1, TS_CPP_V2, whole genome shotgun sequence genome:
- the LOC120432060 gene encoding histone-lysine N-methyltransferase NSD2-like yields the protein MMERYNEESTPDDLSQHGPSLLRLEGATREGLDLYKSSDKDPCGLDSNCITRALLMELLGTGGQTNSHQGLGSGRASRDRVREVTNNEELPRRIKQKDENYYFLTVDSELTIDTRPKGNLAWFINYSCESNCETLL from the exons ATGATGGAGCGGTATAATGAAGAATCGACCCCGGACGATTTGAGCCAACACGGTCCATCGTTGCTCCGCTTAGAGGGCGCAACGCGGG AAGGACTAGATCTGTACAAATCGTCGGACAAGGACCCGTGCGGGCTAGACTCGAACTGCATCACCCGGGCGCTGCTCATGGAGT TACTAGGCACTGGAGGCCAAACGAATTCTCATCAAGGGCTGGGGTCTGGTCGTGCGTCGCGTGATCGAGTACGAGAAGTGACCAACAACGAGGAGTTGCCGCGGCGGATAAAGCAAAAGGACGAAAATTACTACTTCCTGACGGTGGACTCGGAGCTGACGATCGACACGAGGCCCAAGGGCAACTTGGCCTGGTTCATCAACTACTCGTGCGAGTCCAACTGCGAGACGCTGCTGTGA
- the LOC120429544 gene encoding jerky protein homolog-like, whose translation MASKRKPLSELNISDSTDQPKKKHVTLSLDQKVRILDSLLCGSQVSAVSKEFNIARTTVLNIKKQEESIRLAHQKFLENGVKERRTVKTAKLVTLEDCLFVWILQERLKKHILLPDIVRAKGEQMFRSLKEQGVYDEEQTFTASNGWYDRFRKRYGLKMAGIKGECASSDTAAFEKFKARLMQLIIDNNYEKFEIYNADESALFVKLLPSRTLIMNDEDIAEGRKVIKSRVTFMPCSNIDGSNKLPLMLIGTAENPRTLPKDKSSLPVYYKGSKKAWMNRLLFKEWFHGQFVPSVRKFSAENGREPRALLVLDNCSAHHDGGDVLESDDGKIKVIFLPPNVTALGQPMDQGVINAVKKRYKKKLMLHLLLDDQEALFEDRLKNVSLRQTIDWLDQAWTEISSKTIEGSWRKLFDEFPTFVLDVEDNASLDQDVLALVQDTARFFPDDPTNDEIKDWLNDKVCDKNGNLIVGDCDVYTDQEIIDSVLARDDKDSFDFDEDWLIEEPVDESTMTAIFSRQSEVTVRHFLV comes from the exons ATGGCATCGAAGCGGAAGCCGCTGTCTGAGCTCAATATCAG CGACAGCACCGATCAACCTAAGAAGAAACACGTTACGTTATCCCTCGACCAGAAAGTACGAATTCTGGACAGTCTGCTTTGTGGATCGCAGGTTTCGGCAGTCTCCAAAGAATTTAATATTGCACGCACAACGGTGCTGAACATCAAGAAACAGGAAGAGTCAATCCGACTGGCTCACCAAAAGTTCCTGGAGAACGGTGTGAAAGAGCGGCGCACCGTTAAAACTGCCAAATTGGTGACCTTGGAGGATTGCCTGTTTGTGTGGATTCTTCAGGAACGGCTGAAAAAGCATATCTTGCTTCCGGATATTGTCCGGGCAAAAGGCGAACAAATGTTCCGATCGTTGAAAGAGCAAGGAGTGTACGACGAGGAGCAAACTTTCACTGCAAGCAATGGGTGGTATGACAGGTTCCGGAAGCGCTACGGATTGAAGATGGCTGGGATCAAGGGCGAGTGTGCATCGTCAGATACCGCTGCCTTCGAAAAGTTCAAGGCCCGCTTGATGCAGCTGATTATTGATAACAATTACGAGAAATTTGAGATCTACAACGCGGACGAATCGGCCCTTTTCGTGAAGTTGCTTCCGTCCCGCACATTGATTATGAATGACGAGGACATTGCTGAAGGACGCAAAGTAATCAAGTCCAGAGTGACCTTTATGCCCTGTAGTAACATTGACGGATCGAATAAGCTACCATTGATGTTGATTGGAACCGCCGAAAATCCTCGAACCCTGCCCAAGGATAAATCGTCCCTCCCGGTTTACTACAAAGGCTCGAAGAAGGCTTGGATGAACAGATTACTGTTCAAGGAGTGGTTCCACGGCCAGTTCGTTCCATCGGTGAGGAAGTTTTCCGCGGAAAACGGCCGAGAACCGCGCGCTCTGCTCGTCCTCGATAACTGTTCTGCACATCACGACGGAGGAGATGTTCTAGAAAGCGACGACGGGAAGATCAAGGTGATCTTCCTGCCGCCTAACGTCACAGCTCTCGGACAACCAATGGATCAGGGCGTAATTAATGCTGTGAAAAAGAGGTACAAGAAAAAGCTCATGCTGCACTTGTTGCTCGATGACCAGGAAGCACTGTTCGAGGACAGGTTGAAGAATGTTTCACTACGACAGACGATCGATTGGCTGGATCAAGCTTGGACAGAAATTTCATCTAAGACGATCGAGGGGTCATGGCGTAAGTTGTTCGACGAGTTCCCAACGTTTGTCTTGGACGTGGAAGACAATGCTTCTTTGGATCAAGACGTCTTGGCCCTTGTCCAGGACACCGCTCGGTTCTTTCCGGACGACCCTACCAACGACGAGATTAAGGATTGGCTTAACGACAAAGTGTGCGATAAAAATGGCAACTTAATCGTAGGCGATTGCGACGTCTACACGGATCAGGAGATTATCGACAGTGTTCTGGCCAGGGATGATAAGGATTCATTCGATTTCGATGAGGATTGGCTGATCGAAGAACCAGTTGATGAATCAACAATGACAGCAATTTTCTCACGTCAATCCGaggtgacagttcgtcactttttagtttga